Genomic segment of Helicobacteraceae bacterium:
ATCAGCAGCGGTTTGTCGGCGACAAAAGCGCGATCCGCGACGATAAGATCGCAACGGTTTATCGGGGCTAATTTGTTTTTAAGCGTTCTTTCAAGCGCCTTTCTAAGGAGCAAAGAATCGCACGAGATCGCGATCAGAGCCATTTTTTCGCCTAATCTGTTAAAAATCGCTATATACTAACCTGTTTGGTATTAAAAATATTTCGTTGCCGACGATTTAGTTGCGAAGCCTCCTTTTATAACGTAGGGGGTTCAAGGAGTCTCTCATGGAAATAAACGGTATAAGCTCCGGCATCTCTCCAATAGCCGTTAACGCGGGGCAGGAAACGCGGCGAAACGAGCGGGTCAAACAGACCGATTCGTCTCAAGAAATTGCGCGGAGAGCCGAAAAAGCGGGCGAAGAGGCGCAAATAAGCAGGGAGCGCTTCGAGGAGCTCGTCTCTAATCTCAACGAATCGGCGCAGACGCTCAGAATGCAGCTTCGTTTTGGTTACAGCGAGGACATCAAAGGGCTTTACTTGAGCGTGCTTGACGCTGAAAGCGGCGATATTATTCGCCAGATTCCCAGCGAACAGGCGATTAAGTTTATAGCCCGAATGCGAGAAGTGGCAGGATTATTGCTTGACGAAAGAGTATAGAGTTATTTTTATTTAACTGAAAGGATAAGTTATGGCTGTA
This window contains:
- a CDS encoding flagellar protein FlaG codes for the protein MEINGISSGISPIAVNAGQETRRNERVKQTDSSQEIARRAEKAGEEAQISRERFEELVSNLNESAQTLRMQLRFGYSEDIKGLYLSVLDAESGDIIRQIPSEQAIKFIARMREVAGLLLDERV